The segment ATCGGGATCGGTCTCATCGACTGCGGGTGCCCATTCGATCGCCAACTCGCGTGCTCGGTGGTCGACGTCTTTCGGCGTGACTTGGGATGACAGGCGGCGCACCAGGTCGGCGCGTGCCTCGTCGTCGAGCGGGACTCGCTTCTGCACGAACGAGATCCCCCGTGCGACAGCGTCGGCCTGCTCGATCGGCACACCACCGACCCTCGCCCGACTCATCAACCCCGGCATCTGCCGTGCGGCCTGCCCGACACGGACCAACCGCTGCGCCAATGCCGGCACGACCCCCAACTGCTTCAACAACTCCACCGGACTCTTCAACCGCTTACGACGTCGAGTCCCGGCACGTTCGGCCACCTCCGTCACTTGGGACAGGGCGGTCGTGGACAGGTTCAGCACTCTCGCCAGGCCCACCATCATCGCCAGGATCCGATCATCATCGGATCCGACTGCGGACGGTGCCGCACACAACCGTGCGAGCTCACCACCCGGAGTGGATTCCCCTGGCGGGCAGAGCGCTTCGGTCAACACATCAGCGAACTGATCAACAACATCAGCAAACACTGCTTCGGTACCAGCCATCACAATCCCCTCACCTTCACAAAACTCTTCCGCGCGATCGCCAACCCGGCCGCGGGATCGCCACGGGCGTCGGCGACCACGCATCGAACTCACACACTTCCCGAAATCAGACGCACGAGCAGACCACCGCGACCACACCCCGATGCAGCCACGAACGCAGGAGACACCGTCGCCGAGACTCGGCACTGGACCCGCATCACCCGAACCCAGAGACTCTCCCGAGACCCCGGCCGACGGCGTCCCACCTTTTGCCGTCGGACACCCACCGGCCACCCCTCCAGCTCCCACGCCCCGGAAATGGCCCGTGTCGCCTGTGCCGCGACGCGCTATGAACTTCTCAAACAACCCGACACGACCCGCAGGCCGTCTCCCGTATTGCACCTATTATGATACGCGTCACATTTCATTAGTTCAATAGTTCGACGAACGACAGTGACACATGCTTCGAAACAGCGCATACAGCCCTGAATCGCGCTATGAGAGGGTCCGATACTTCAGAATTTTCGACTGCGGCCACCCCAGCCCGTCGCCGATCTCGATACACCGTTGCGGGCTTCGCTCGCAGCGGCACTCGATCACCCTGGGCAGACAACACACCGCCCCAGCCCATCGCCGATCTCGATACACCGTTGCGGGCTTCGCTCGCAACGGCACTCGATCACCCCGAGCCCAACGATCACCCGATCAGATAGACCATCCCCCGCCCCGTCTCAACCAGGCCGGCGACGAACTCGCGGGCTCGGGCGAGGTAGTCGAGCACGTAGTCGACCTCACCGTCAGGATCGCCGAAGCAGGGTTTCGACCGAACGTGGTCGGCGACGTCTTCGTCGATGAGCAAGGCGAGATCGGCAGCGATCTCCGGCATCGTTTCGGGCGCCAACGTCCGCTCAACAGGACGTCCGTACCAACCCGGCTCCCCCTCGAACATTCGGTGCGCGGGTCGCTTCGGCTCCCCGGAGACCGGCGCGGTCACTCGCTGGAGGTGCCTCCAGGCCTTGTCGAGATAGAGCATGTCGCTTTCCGACAGTCGTTGGACGCCGGTGGCCGGACCCGCATCGACCCCCGGCTCCAGCCCCCACGCGTCGGCGAACGGGTCGTCGGAGAGGGCCGACGCGGGGTCGGCCGTAGCCTGTTCGGCCTGATCTGCCTTGAACGCATATGCGTAATACCTGATTCCCATGACCCGACTGTCACGGACCTGCGCCGGGATCGGAAGATGCTGACGCCATTGTGGATTCATTCGAACGTTGTCCACAGATTCTCCTGCGCGAATGCGCAGCGACGGCCCCAGGTCGGAGACTCAGCGATGCGCGCGAACGAACGCAGCGACTCCCGCATCGATGACGTCGGCGAGTTCACCCGCACTCATCGGCTGAGCGATCCCCGCGAACATCGTCCGATTACTGGGGATCCACAGCAGCATGCCCGCGAGCTGCTGCGCGGACAGCGCCGGTTGCGGCACGCGGAGGAGTCGTCGTTCATCGAGCACCGTCAAACACTGAGCGAGGGACGCCGACACCCGCACAAAGCCGCGCTCCCAATACAGCTCGCCCAGTGCAGGAAATCGCGTTGCCTCCGCGATGACGAGACGCCGAAGCTGCTGAACGCGCTGGGACATGATGAGGCGGGCGGACTGCTCTGCGAGCCTGCGGATGGCCGCCTCGGCGGACTCGACGTCACGCATCTCCTCCACCAGTGGTGCGAACGGGTCGTAGACGCGATCGCATTCAGTTCGGATCAGCGCTTCGAAGAGTCCTTCCTTGTCGCCGAAAGCGCGGTAAAGCGTCTGCTTCGACACAGACGCCGCAGCAGCTAATTCGTCGGTGCTTGCCCCGACGTATCCGCGCTCGACGAAGACCGCGAGCGACTTCTCCAGCATCTGCGCTCGCTTCTCGGCGGAGATCGGCGGTCGTTCTTTGCTCACCATCAGTACCGAATAGTACTCTCGGTCCATGAGTACTAATCAGTACTCACTTTATCGGCATCACCGACCCAGGAGTCGCCATGTCCTTCCAGGCCTACTTGGACACCATCGAACGCAAGACCGGATTGACCCCGCGCCAGTTGGTCGAGATCGCGAAAGCGAAGAACTTCGACGCTCCCGACGTCAAGGCCGGCCAGATACTCGCGTGGCTCAAGGACGACTACGAGCTCGGTCGCGGCCACGG is part of the Gordonia phthalatica genome and harbors:
- a CDS encoding DUF4287 domain-containing protein, with protein sequence MSFQAYLDTIERKTGLTPRQLVEIAKAKNFDAPDVKAGQILAWLKDDYELGRGHGMALVHVIKKGPEIDAKHVGTTGTHRDESATLWLDGVATKPTA
- a CDS encoding TetR/AcrR family transcriptional regulator; amino-acid sequence: MVSKERPPISAEKRAQMLEKSLAVFVERGYVGASTDELAAAASVSKQTLYRAFGDKEGLFEALIRTECDRVYDPFAPLVEEMRDVESAEAAIRRLAEQSARLIMSQRVQQLRRLVIAEATRFPALGELYWERGFVRVSASLAQCLTVLDERRLLRVPQPALSAQQLAGMLLWIPSNRTMFAGIAQPMSAGELADVIDAGVAAFVRAHR